A region of Haloplanus sp. XH21 DNA encodes the following proteins:
- a CDS encoding DUF5811 family protein has product MNGNTPYGGAPGVVDAGKPSTDVELTQDQRQALQRAVSGIVSRTRSYLPDSYTVGSELSYGSNGPTATVAVRPPAGHPVSAGFTPDLDDLESGLEADERDEVARGLAASAALQVMDAVGDGITPTAR; this is encoded by the coding sequence ATGAATGGAAACACGCCGTACGGAGGCGCACCCGGAGTAGTCGACGCCGGAAAGCCGTCGACCGACGTCGAACTCACACAGGACCAACGTCAGGCCCTCCAGCGTGCCGTGTCGGGAATCGTCTCCCGAACCCGGTCGTATCTGCCCGACAGCTACACCGTCGGTTCGGAGCTGTCCTACGGTTCGAATGGGCCGACGGCGACCGTCGCCGTCCGTCCGCCGGCCGGCCACCCCGTGAGCGCGGGGTTCACGCCCGACCTCGACGACCTCGAATCGGGGCTTGAGGCCGACGAACGCGACGAAGTCGCGCGGGGACTGGCGGCGAGCGCCGCCCTCCAAGTGATGGACGCCGTCGGCGACGGCATCACGCCGACCGCTCGGTAA